The genomic interval GCTGGGCCTGTCATATATACATGATTATTTGCATGCCAATGTATTAAGAGGTCTCCACCAAGTAGATTTATAGATATATTTCTCTCTGTTAGTCCTTTTAGCATTGCTGCTACACCCACTGCTGATGCACCTGTACCACATGCCATAGTCTCACCAGAACCTCTTTCCCAGACCCTCATCGATAGCCTTGTTCTGCTTTGCACATTAACAAACTCAACATTTGTTTTGTTTGGAAAGATAGGATGCCTTTCAATTAGTGGACCATATGTTGAGACAGGAAAATCTGATACCTCCTCGTTAAGAAATATTACAGCGTGTGGATTTCCCATAGATATGCAAGTTATTTTAAAATTTTTCTCTTCAATCTGCAGAGGATAATCTATTATAGGGGGTGGAGACTCAATAGCCACTGGGATTTTCTCTGGTTCCAGAATTGGCTCTCCCATATCCACTTTTACCATATCACCGGCACGTTCAGGTTTTATTATTCCCGCGAGGGTCTCTATCTCGAGAATATCTTTCTTTGAAAGCCCTCTGTCCCATATATATTTAGCAAGGCATCTTATGCCATTGCCGCACATCTCAACCTCACTGCCGTCAGCATTATATATCTTCATCTTAAAATCAGCAATTTCAGATGGACAAAGCAGTAGTATTTGGTCAGCGCCTATACCAAACCTTCTATGGCAGAGGGTCTTACTTAAATCTTCAAGCTCAAGATTAATGATTTCAGGCTGCTCAATGCAGTTGATGAGGATGAAGTCATTTCCAAGCCCGTGCATTTTTGTAAATGATATTTCGATCATATAAACCCCGGTATAATCTCTCCTCTAATAATATCATTAAATGTCTCTCTTTTCCTTATCAACTCATATTTTTTGCCTTTTACCATGACCTCTGCTGCTTTTGGTCTGCTGTTGTAGTTTGATGACATTGCAAAACCATAGGCACCAGCACTCATCACAGCAAGATATTCACCATTTTTGACCTTCTGTATCTCTCTGTCCTTTGCCAGGAAATCGCCTGATTCACATATTGGTCCTACAATATCAGCAATTATCTTATCTCGCTTATTTTTGACAACGGGCTGGATATGATGGTATGCACCATAAAGGGTTGGTCTCATCAAATCATTCATACCCGCATCAACTATAACAAATGTCTTTTCTTGTCCTTCCTTTAAATAAAGTGTCTTTGTGACGAGTATCCCCGCATTTCCCACAATGGACCTTCCTGGTTCAAGGACAATAGTTAATTTCCTGTCTTTGAGCAATGGCAATATATTTTTTGCAAGTTGAGATGGATTTGGCGGCACCTCATCCTTGTATGTGATTCCGAGCCCTCCACCTATATCGAGATAGCTGATACGAATGCCTTGCCTTGTCAGTTCATCAACGAGTATCAATATCCTTTTCAATGCATCTACAAATGGCGAGACCTTTGTGAGTTGAGAACCTATATGCTTATGGATGCCGACAATCTCAATGTGTTTAAGATTATTAGCAAGTTTATAGTATTCTAATGCATTCTCAATAGGAATCCCGAATTTGTGTTTTTTTAATCCCGTGGATATATAAGGATGTGTCTCAGGGTCTATATCAGGATTTATTCTCAGGGCAATTGGTGCGATTGTTTTTGTTTTTGCTGCAATCCTATCAATTTCCCTTAATTCATCTTCTGATTCAACATTAAACATCAATATCTTATTCTTTAATGCATATATTATCTCTTCCTCTGTCTTTCCAACTCCAGCATAGACTATTTTTTTAGCAGGTATGCCTGCCTTTAATGCCCTGAAGAGCTCTCCTCCTGATACAACATCAGCGCCACCACCATTTTTTGCAAAGAGCTTTATTATGGCTGCATTTGAGTTTGCCTTTAATGCAAAGCAAATAATGTGTGGGAAGTTGCCAAAGGCGCTTTCGTATGCCTTAAAGTGATTTAAAAGGGTGTTATAGCTGTAAATATAAATAGGAGTCCCAAATTCTCTGACAATTTTTCTAACAGGCACATCCTCTGCATATAATTCTCTGTTTTTATACTCAAAGAGGTGCATATAATCTCCTTATCCGTCAAGAGCATGACGCTCAAGTCTGTTTGATTTTTTTTATGTTTTTTTAACATAATATGCGAAAAAAGTCAAAAATTCAACTAATTCGAGATATTTCAGAGGTAAAAATGGGAAAGAACATTGTACAGAAGATATTTGAGGCTCACAAGATTTCTGGAGAAATAAAAGAAGGGAGTCTTGTTGGATTAAAGGTTGATCAAGTCTATACTCAGGATGCCACTGGAACTATGGCATGGCTTGAGTTTGAGGCAATAGGCATTGATAGGGTAAAGGTCCCACTCGCTGTTAGTTATGTTGACCACAACATGCTGCAATCCAACTTTATGAATGCTGATGATCATCTTTTTTTGCAGACTGCTGCTCAAAGATTTGGTGCATATTTCTCAAAGCCAGGAAATGGAATATGTCATCAAGTGCATCTTGAGAGGTTTGCATTGCCTGGAAAGATAGCACTTGGCACAGACAGCCATACCCCAACCGGCGGTGGAATGGGCATGATAGCCATAGGTGTGGGAGGACTTGAGGCTGCAACTGTCATGGCTGGTGCAGCCTTTGAGATAAACATGCCAAAGGTAGTGAGGATTAATCTCAGAGGCAGACTTCAGAGGCCATGGGTCACTGCAATGGATGTCATACTCACTCTTTTAAAGATGCTCACAGTAAAAGGCGGTGTGGGAAAGATTTTTGAGTACGGAGGCGATGGTGTAAAGGACCTGAATGTTACAGAAAGAGCAACCATAACAAATATGGGAGCAGAATTAGGTGCAACAACATCAATATTTCCAAGTGATGAAAAGACACTCGCTTATTTAAAGGCTCAGGGTAGAGAAAAGGATTGGGTTGAGATAAAGGCTGACGATGATGCAGAGTATGCAGAAATCATAGAACTTAATTTAAGTGCTATTGAGCCAATGATTGCCCAGCCACACAGCCCTGATAATGTTGTAACAATCAGAGAAATTTCAGGCAAAAAGGTTAATCAAGTCTGCATTGGGAGCTGCACAAACTCATCCTATCAGGCAATGAAGACAGTCGCATCCATATTGCGAGGAAATACTGTTGCTGAATGGGTGAATCTCTTGATAAATCCAGGCTCAAAACAAGTTTATGAAATGCTATCGAGGGAGGGGCTAATAGCTGATATGATATCAGCGGGTGCAAGGATTCTTGAGGCATCGTGCGGACCATGTATCGGCATGGGTGGTGCACCGGGCTCAGGGCATGTGTCAATAAGATCTTATAACAGAAATTTTCATGGAAGGTCAGGGACAAAAGATGCCTATGTTTATCTCGCAAGTCCTATTGCCTGTGCAGTGATGGCTATAAAAGGGGAGATTATAGATCCACGAGATGTAGGGATTAGAATCGATGAAACAAGAGAGCCTGATAAGTTTTTGATAAATGACAATCTCATTATCCCGCCAAAACCAAATACAAAGGATATAAAGATAATAAAAGGACCGAACATAAAAGAAGTACCTGTAAAAGAGCCACTTAAGAAAAACATAGACGCAGAGGTATTGTTAAAGCTTGGAAATAACATCACGACAGATGACATAATGCCGGCTGGTTCTAAGGTCCTTCCCTTCAGGTCAAACATACCAGCGATTTCAGAATTTGTTTTTGAAAATATTGACAGGACATTCAGCA from Dissulfurispira thermophila carries:
- the lysA gene encoding diaminopimelate decarboxylase, yielding MHLFEYKNRELYAEDVPVRKIVREFGTPIYIYSYNTLLNHFKAYESAFGNFPHIICFALKANSNAAIIKLFAKNGGGADVVSGGELFRALKAGIPAKKIVYAGVGKTEEEIIYALKNKILMFNVESEDELREIDRIAAKTKTIAPIALRINPDIDPETHPYISTGLKKHKFGIPIENALEYYKLANNLKHIEIVGIHKHIGSQLTKVSPFVDALKRILILVDELTRQGIRISYLDIGGGLGITYKDEVPPNPSQLAKNILPLLKDRKLTIVLEPGRSIVGNAGILVTKTLYLKEGQEKTFVIVDAGMNDLMRPTLYGAYHHIQPVVKNKRDKIIADIVGPICESGDFLAKDREIQKVKNGEYLAVMSAGAYGFAMSSNYNSRPKAAEVMVKGKKYELIRKRETFNDIIRGEIIPGFI
- a CDS encoding aconitate hydratase, whose product is MGKNIVQKIFEAHKISGEIKEGSLVGLKVDQVYTQDATGTMAWLEFEAIGIDRVKVPLAVSYVDHNMLQSNFMNADDHLFLQTAAQRFGAYFSKPGNGICHQVHLERFALPGKIALGTDSHTPTGGGMGMIAIGVGGLEAATVMAGAAFEINMPKVVRINLRGRLQRPWVTAMDVILTLLKMLTVKGGVGKIFEYGGDGVKDLNVTERATITNMGAELGATTSIFPSDEKTLAYLKAQGREKDWVEIKADDDAEYAEIIELNLSAIEPMIAQPHSPDNVVTIREISGKKVNQVCIGSCTNSSYQAMKTVASILRGNTVAEWVNLLINPGSKQVYEMLSREGLIADMISAGARILEASCGPCIGMGGAPGSGHVSIRSYNRNFHGRSGTKDAYVYLASPIACAVMAIKGEIIDPRDVGIRIDETREPDKFLINDNLIIPPKPNTKDIKIIKGPNIKEVPVKEPLKKNIDAEVLLKLGNNITTDDIMPAGSKVLPFRSNIPAISEFVFENIDRTFSKRAMEAKESGGGIIIGGENYGQGSSREHAAIAPMYLGLQAVIAKSFARIHRANLINFGVLPLLFKSESDYDKIEQGHRLLIRDVIISIKGEQNFKVDNITKGYTFEVISNLNDREKELILKGGLLPYVRR